A window from Enterocloster bolteae encodes these proteins:
- a CDS encoding metal-dependent transcriptional regulator, translating to MKIQESAENYLETILILSRKNPYVRSIDIANELAFSKPSVSVAMKNLRENGYILMDDQGHITLSSMGKEIAETMYERHTMLSQWLMYLGVDEQTAAEDACRIEHVVSAESFRAIKDHITKGHELPEDNL from the coding sequence TTGAAAATACAGGAATCAGCTGAAAACTATCTGGAAACAATCTTGATTTTAAGCCGCAAAAACCCCTATGTCCGCTCCATCGACATCGCCAACGAACTGGCCTTTTCCAAGCCCAGTGTCAGCGTGGCAATGAAGAATCTGCGTGAAAACGGTTATATCCTCATGGATGACCAGGGGCACATCACCCTCAGCAGCATGGGAAAGGAAATCGCCGAAACCATGTACGAACGCCACACCATGCTCTCCCAGTGGCTCATGTACCTTGGCGTGGATGAACAGACAGCCGCGGAGGATGCCTGCCGCATTGAACATGTGGTCAGCGCAGAAAGCTTCCGGGCCATCAAGGACCATATTACCAAGGGGCATGAGCTTCCGGAAGACAATTTATAA